One Elusimicrobiota bacterium genomic region harbors:
- a CDS encoding polyprenyl synthetase family protein, producing the protein MTLKEIYKPISKELFQVEKELISVVSRLTGTEDSQQIVNHFFKVPGKRLRPALVLLSSRAVSPNQLINQSTNQLIPLATAVELIHSASLIHDDIVDDDSFRREQPSMNKQFGNQIAVLAGDMLYIRAFSLLSDKFDKKMLTILSHCVEKMCYGEINELRNKISSLEEYLEIIKNKTACFMAVCCQCGAMIDEHNEEVTLALKEYGLNFGISYQLMDDYMDGDATITSKINMLETAREYAVRAIKYLEILDNSEYKDGLKNLAEYVISPSKRSSTVLITQILKNDYTDTTVVP; encoded by the coding sequence ATGACCTTAAAGGAAATCTATAAACCAATATCTAAAGAATTATTTCAGGTTGAGAAAGAATTAATAAGTGTAGTGTCCCGACTTACCGGGACAGAAGATTCTCAACAAATCGTTAACCATTTTTTTAAAGTTCCAGGCAAACGTCTCCGACCCGCACTGGTTTTACTATCATCAAGAGCAGTTTCTCCTAATCAACTAATTAACCAATCAACTAATCAACTAATTCCATTGGCTACTGCTGTTGAGCTTATCCATAGCGCGTCTCTTATACATGATGATATAGTTGATGATGATTCTTTCCGAAGAGAGCAACCAAGCATGAATAAACAGTTTGGTAATCAAATAGCTGTATTGGCAGGTGATATGTTATATATCCGTGCTTTCTCACTTTTGTCTGATAAATTTGATAAAAAAATGCTGACAATATTATCTCATTGTGTAGAAAAAATGTGTTATGGTGAGATAAATGAATTGAGAAATAAAATATCTTCTTTAGAAGAATACTTGGAGATAATAAAAAATAAAACTGCATGTTTTATGGCTGTTTGTTGTCAGTGTGGAGCAATGATAGATGAACATAACGAAGAAGTTACATTAGCACTTAAAGAATATGGTCTAAATTTTGGGATTAGTTACCAGTTGATGGATGACTATATGGATGGTGATGCTACAATTACTTCCAAAATAAATATGCTTGAGACAGCAAGAGAATATGCCGTAAGGGCTATAAAATATTTAGAAATATTGGACAATTCCGAATATAAAGATGGTCTTAAAAATTTAGCTGAATATGTAATAAGCCCGTCGAAAAGGTCATCAACGGTCTTGATTACGCAGATTTTGAAAAATGATTACACAGATACTACCGTAGTTCCTTAA
- a CDS encoding response regulator, whose translation MIERAKVLIIEDDLDIIEAMKVVLESKKYQVIYANDGKEGFEKAESEKPNLIILDVIMRHETEGFDVTQNLRRNERTKYIPILMITSITQKTGFPFSPETDGEFLPVDDFVEKPVQPYDLLNRVEKLLKLSKEKINIGGRKNIL comes from the coding sequence ATGATAGAACGAGCAAAAGTTCTTATTATTGAAGATGACCTTGATATAATTGAGGCAATGAAAGTAGTTTTAGAATCAAAAAAATATCAGGTTATTTATGCTAATGATGGAAAAGAAGGTTTTGAGAAAGCAGAATCCGAAAAACCGAATTTAATTATTTTGGATGTGATAATGCGCCATGAAACTGAAGGATTTGACGTAACCCAAAATCTGCGAAGAAACGAACGGACAAAGTACATTCCTATTTTGATGATTACATCTATAACTCAAAAAACAGGATTTCCGTTTTCCCCGGAGACAGATGGAGAATTTCTTCCCGTTGACGATTTCGTGGAAAAACCTGTTCAACCGTATGATTTGTTGAATCGCGTAGAAAAACTTCTAAAACTATCAAAAGAAAAGATAAATATTGGAGGGAGAAAAAATATTTTATGA
- a CDS encoding NusG domain II-containing protein yields the protein MNKQKFYQVSKYDFIVAIAILVFSSGSLMSLKNINIADKEAIIYKNGKLIERINLSQKKVINIGKMEIEVRDGRIRILESDCPHQICKHSGWITSPAQTIVCVPNKILIEIAGSNKDTDTECNAVSY from the coding sequence ATGAACAAACAAAAATTTTATCAAGTGTCTAAATATGATTTCATTGTTGCAATAGCGATATTGGTATTTTCTTCCGGCTCACTTATGTCGTTAAAAAATATTAACATTGCTGATAAAGAAGCTATTATCTATAAAAATGGTAAATTGATTGAAAGAATTAATCTATCTCAAAAAAAAGTAATAAATATTGGCAAAATGGAAATAGAAGTTAGAGATGGGCGTATCAGAATATTGGAGTCGGATTGTCCGCATCAAATATGTAAACACTCCGGCTGGATAACAAGTCCTGCTCAGACAATAGTCTGTGTGCCAAATAAAATATTGATAGAGATAGCAGGCAGTAACAAAGATACGGATACGGAATGTAATGCCGTAAGTTATTAA
- a CDS encoding Gx transporter family protein, protein MEEYNKIRKIAFLVSCASVLQMVEYLFPQPLPGVKLGLANMITLVTLVNLGFGVAVEIAILRTIISSFILGTFLSPTFLLSFSSALISTLVMGLFYKLSTLNSKLYLSLIGISLVGAITNNMVQISMVYLLLIRHKGVFLLLPWLGISAVITGWVTGFIASGVCKKLEISAIKVNLPQNTSSKNISKNVPSVENSFSIGRYVSIDSPVHHVAPYIKIITVFVLALVILILNNFLVYVAILILLLGVLHISKISFFNLLSDIKKIYSLIIISLLVPVLFNKNGEILLSLGMFNITKEGLFMGSMFVFRLILMMTSAFLLIKTTSPNELTNDLKKILSPLRIIGISGDRMAEIITLSLVSIPVLMEKSRSFIKEQKFNKKTFKDFFPTIVGLIVVLYQQSDEELI, encoded by the coding sequence ATGGAAGAATACAATAAAATTAGAAAAATAGCATTTTTAGTTTCCTGCGCCTCTGTTTTGCAGATGGTTGAATATCTTTTTCCTCAACCCTTACCTGGAGTAAAATTAGGTCTGGCAAATATGATTACATTAGTAACGTTAGTTAATCTTGGATTCGGTGTTGCAGTAGAAATAGCTATATTACGAACTATTATCAGTTCTTTCATTTTAGGGACTTTTCTTTCCCCTACATTTCTTTTAAGCTTCTCATCTGCATTAATAAGCACTTTAGTTATGGGACTATTCTATAAACTCTCGACTCTCAACTCTAAACTATATCTGAGTCTTATCGGTATAAGTTTAGTTGGTGCAATTACAAATAATATGGTTCAGATAAGTATGGTTTATTTATTGCTAATAAGACATAAAGGTGTGTTTTTACTTTTACCCTGGCTTGGAATCAGTGCAGTTATAACAGGGTGGGTAACAGGATTTATTGCATCCGGTGTATGTAAAAAATTAGAAATATCAGCAATTAAAGTTAATTTACCGCAAAACACTTCAAGTAAGAATATCAGTAAGAACGTTCCATCAGTAGAAAATAGTTTTAGTATAGGGCGTTATGTAAGTATAGATTCACCTGTTCATCATGTGGCACCGTACATAAAGATTATAACAGTGTTTGTTTTAGCTTTAGTTATTTTAATTTTAAATAATTTTCTGGTTTATGTTGCAATATTAATTTTATTATTAGGTGTGCTTCATATATCAAAAATATCTTTTTTCAACTTATTATCTGATATTAAAAAAATATATTCACTTATTATTATATCTTTATTAGTTCCGGTTTTATTTAACAAAAACGGTGAAATACTGTTAAGTTTAGGTATGTTTAATATTACGAAAGAAGGGTTATTTATGGGAAGCATGTTTGTTTTTAGACTTATACTTATGATGACAAGTGCTTTTTTATTGATTAAGACAACTTCACCTAACGAATTAACTAATGATTTAAAAAAGATATTAAGTCCGTTAAGAATAATAGGTATTTCAGGAGATAGAATGGCAGAAATAATAACATTATCATTGGTATCTATCCCTGTTTTAATGGAAAAATCGCGCTCTTTTATAAAAGAACAGAAATTTAACAAGAAAACGTTTAAGGATTTTTTCCCGACAA